A single genomic interval of Tsukamurella paurometabola harbors:
- a CDS encoding alpha/beta hydrolase yields MATTELTFSPDILGDDFAQHTFELGPDPDGEPGGDVVATLVKHVAGPQDPHHAVLWVHGFSDYFFQTAVAEFFADRGYAFYALDLRKCGRSLRDGQSAHYATDFTVYDAELDLAVAAIEQEHPGLGVVVAAHSTGGLITPLWLDRRRKAGRTAPIVGLVLDSPWFDLQGSAVLREVATPVVKLIGKAVGTRIVPVEAVGVYGQTIHADEHGEFEFDVRIKPIEGFPVRFGWLRAVRVAHSLLHRGLDVGVPSLVLRSTKSFAPKEWSEEAGRADVVLDTRQIAKWSGALGGRLTVIPVENAKHDVFLSEKDARETAYAELGAWLAREIEA; encoded by the coding sequence GTGGCGACCACTGAGCTGACCTTCTCCCCCGACATTCTGGGCGACGATTTCGCCCAGCACACCTTCGAGCTGGGCCCCGACCCGGACGGCGAGCCGGGCGGCGACGTCGTCGCCACGCTGGTCAAGCACGTGGCGGGTCCACAGGACCCGCACCACGCGGTGCTGTGGGTGCACGGATTCTCGGACTACTTCTTCCAGACCGCCGTCGCCGAGTTCTTCGCGGACCGCGGTTACGCCTTCTACGCGCTGGACCTGCGCAAGTGCGGGCGTTCGCTGCGCGACGGGCAGTCGGCGCACTACGCGACCGACTTCACCGTCTACGACGCCGAGCTGGACCTCGCCGTCGCGGCGATCGAGCAGGAGCACCCGGGCCTCGGCGTCGTCGTCGCGGCGCACTCGACGGGCGGCCTGATCACCCCGCTGTGGCTCGACCGCCGCCGCAAGGCGGGTCGCACCGCCCCGATCGTCGGCCTGGTGCTCGACAGCCCGTGGTTCGACCTGCAGGGCTCCGCGGTGCTGCGCGAGGTCGCGACGCCGGTCGTGAAGCTCATCGGCAAGGCCGTGGGCACCCGCATCGTCCCCGTCGAGGCGGTCGGCGTGTACGGCCAGACCATCCACGCCGACGAGCACGGCGAGTTCGAGTTCGACGTGCGGATCAAGCCCATCGAGGGCTTCCCCGTGCGGTTCGGCTGGCTGCGCGCCGTCCGCGTCGCGCACAGCCTGCTGCACCGCGGCCTCGACGTGGGCGTCCCGTCGCTCGTGCTGCGTTCGACGAAGAGCTTCGCCCCGAAGGAGTGGAGCGAGGAGGCCGGGCGCGCCGACGTGGTGCTCGACACCCGGCAGATCGCGAAGTGGTCGGGCGCCCTGGGCGGCCGGCTCACGGTGATCCCCGTCGAGAACGCCAAGCACGACGTCTTCCTCTCCGAGAAGGACGCCCGCGAGACCGCCTACGCCGAGCTGGGCGCCTGGCTGGCCCGCGAGATCGAGGCCTGA
- a CDS encoding mycothione reductase, with product MAERVFDLVIIGSGAGNTIPDHRFDDRSIAIVDKGQFNGAFGGTCLNVGCIPTKMFVYPADVADEAREGGVVGVDAEITGTRWADIRDRVFGRIDRYAAGGLRYREGDTCPNITVFQQEAWFLPSSGDGLHRLELADGTVVSGRDVVISAGSRPVIPPVFTAEGAAPFHTNDTIMRLDALPGRVIIVGGGYIAAEFAHVFAGLGAEVTVVARGERLLRSQDQTISEAFTEAVSQRWDVRLGTEVTATRPAGDGVEVDLTDGGAVAGDVLLVATGRTRNGDTLALSAIGIELDDAGRVPVDEHQRTPVRGVWALGDVSTRFPLRHVANHEARVVAENLLSGWDSPAATSDHRFVPGAVFSRPQVASVGLTEAEARSRGIDVAVAEQRYADIAYGWAMADADGVCKLIADRSTGLLVGAHIVGHQASALIQSAITAMSFSIPAQEFARGQYWIHPALPELVENALLGLGKDA from the coding sequence ATGGCCGAGCGCGTCTTCGACCTCGTCATCATCGGGTCCGGGGCCGGCAACACCATCCCCGACCACCGCTTCGACGACCGCTCGATCGCGATCGTCGACAAGGGGCAGTTCAACGGCGCCTTCGGCGGCACCTGCCTGAACGTCGGCTGCATCCCGACCAAGATGTTCGTCTACCCCGCCGACGTCGCCGATGAGGCCCGCGAGGGCGGCGTGGTCGGCGTCGACGCGGAGATCACCGGCACCCGATGGGCCGACATCCGGGACCGCGTCTTCGGCCGGATCGACCGGTACGCGGCGGGCGGGCTGCGGTACCGCGAGGGCGACACGTGCCCGAACATCACGGTCTTCCAGCAGGAGGCGTGGTTCCTGCCCTCCTCCGGCGACGGCCTGCACCGCCTCGAGCTGGCCGACGGCACCGTGGTCTCCGGGCGCGACGTGGTGATCTCGGCGGGCTCGCGCCCGGTGATCCCGCCGGTGTTCACCGCCGAGGGCGCGGCGCCCTTCCACACCAACGACACGATCATGCGGCTCGACGCTCTGCCGGGGCGCGTGATCATCGTGGGCGGCGGCTACATCGCGGCCGAGTTCGCGCACGTCTTCGCCGGCCTCGGCGCCGAGGTCACGGTCGTGGCGCGGGGCGAGCGGCTGCTGCGCTCCCAGGACCAGACCATCTCCGAGGCGTTCACCGAGGCGGTCTCGCAGCGGTGGGACGTGCGGCTCGGCACCGAGGTCACCGCGACCCGGCCGGCCGGCGACGGCGTGGAGGTCGACCTCACCGACGGCGGGGCGGTGGCGGGCGACGTGCTGCTCGTCGCGACCGGGCGCACGCGCAACGGGGACACGCTCGCGCTCTCGGCGATCGGCATCGAGCTCGACGACGCCGGCCGCGTCCCGGTCGACGAGCACCAGCGCACGCCGGTCCGCGGCGTGTGGGCGCTCGGCGACGTGAGCACGCGGTTCCCGCTGCGGCACGTCGCGAACCACGAGGCCCGGGTCGTGGCGGAGAACCTGCTGTCGGGCTGGGACTCCCCCGCCGCGACCTCCGATCACCGGTTCGTGCCGGGCGCGGTGTTCTCCCGCCCGCAGGTGGCGTCGGTGGGGCTGACGGAGGCGGAGGCCCGCTCGCGGGGCATCGACGTGGCGGTCGCCGAGCAGCGCTACGCCGACATCGCCTACGGCTGGGCGATGGCCGACGCCGACGGGGTGTGCAAGCTCATCGCCGACCGGTCCACGGGCCTGCTGGTCGGCGCGCACATCGTCGGGCACCAGGCCTCGGCGCTGATCCAGTCCGCGATCACGGCGATGTCCTTCTCCATCCCGGCGCAGGAGTTCGCGCGCGGGCAGTACTGGATCCACCCGGCGCTGCCGGAGTTGGTCGAGAACGCGCTGCTGGGGCTCGGGAAGGACGCGTGA